One Candidatus Regiella endosymbiont of Tuberolachnus salignus genomic window, ATCGGTCGGTCGCCCTTACCGCCTTGCCGTAACTCGAAATTCATTGGGTATACACTTCGTCATCTATCATTTTTCTATCTCAGTTTGAGCTCTTTTGTAAGGTGATCACTTAAATCAGTTTGGATCACCTTTGTATGCTGATCACTCAAATCGGTTTGGATCACCTTTGGGTTATGATCACCAAAAAATTGATACAACATCTCGGTGGCGGCTTTCGTCAACACCATAATTTCAATACGACGATTTGCGGCGCCTAAAGGATCCTTTTCATCAAGCAACATCTGATCAGCCATCGCGTTGATTTGTAAAATATGAGCATCATCTAATCCTCCTCTTTCTAACGCCCGTCGCGCCGCCATCGCCCTTTCTCCTGATAGATTCCAGTTATTATAAAGTTCCTGATCACGATAACGCGCACCATCGGTATGACCCGTAATAATAACTTTATTGTTGAGATCATTTAAAACAGGGGCTAATTCAGCTAATAAGCGTGTGAAAAAAGGCGTGAGCAATGCACTACTCCGCGGGAACATTTCTCGCTTTTTATCGTCCTGTATCAAAATGCGCAACCCTTGTGGAACCATTTCTATGTTTAAATTGGATTGCGCATTATGTGCTTTGCTGATTTCCAGCACCATCCGCGATAGATCTTGCATTTCTGTCGCCGATTTATCGACAACCTCTTTGCGTATTTGATCGGGCTCCTTGAAAGGCTCCTTCAAACGATTTTCGCGCGCCCTTTCTTTCATGCTGTCACGTGTCTTATTGGTGTGAAGCATCTCAAAATTTTTGTCTGCGCCATTTTTATTCTTCAACGGAATAGAAAGAAATGACTGATTAGAGAATATGGTATTGCCATGGATATGGGACATAATTTCATGTCTTTCTTCTTCCGAAACGGCTCCGACTATCCATAACACCATAAACAACGCCATCATTGCCAAAGTAAAATCAGCAAAGGCGACTTTCCAAGCTCCAGTATGAACACCAGAATGATGTTTCTTGGCGGAACGTTTGATGATGGTGGTATGTGTACTTCGAGCTTGCCCTCTCATTTAGGCGCCTTCCATCTTGTTAATCCAGGAATCAAGGGTGGCGAAGGTGGGTTTATTATCAAGCGGTAACATTTTACGCCCTGAATCCACCGCCAATAAAGAAGGTTTACCGGCGACATGATTGACCAAAACGATACGGACACATTCGAAAAAAGAAAGTCTCTTTTTCATTTCTTGCTCCATGGCATTGGCTAAAGGATCCATAAAGCAATAACAAATAAATACCCCGAGGAAGGTGCCGATCAATGCCGCGGCAACTTTAATACCAATTAAAGCAATGGAGCCATCTATCGATTGCATGGTAATAATAATACCTAGCACCGCAGCACAAATACCAAAACCAGGCATGGCTTCTGCTGTCCGTTGCATAGAACGCGACGGCACCAGCAGTTGTTCCTCAACAGCGCCTAATTCTTGCTCTAGAATACCTTCTAGTTCATGTTCATTTATCTTGCCCATCGCCATTAAACGAAAATTATCTGAGATAAAGGTGACTAAACCTTTATGTTTCAAAATAAGCGGGTATTTTTGAAATAGCGTACTATTTTCCGGAATTTCGATATGTTCATCTAATTTCTTTAATCCTCCTTCATCAACCATTTCTAATAATTCATACAATAACAACAACAACTGTTGTTGAAATTCTAAAGTATATTGATTTTTACTGACGACACTTTTTATTTGTTGCCACATTTCTACTAATACATATTTAGGATTAGCCAAAATCATGGCACCCATCCCCGCCCCTAAAATAATAATAATTTCGCCTGGCTGCCAAAAAGAGGACATAATGCCTCCCGACATTAAATAACCGCCAATAACGCAGAACATAATAATAATCAAACCCAATAACTTCTGCATAACTTCCTCAATGGCTACAAAATTTTTTAATTTTTTCTGCTATTTTTTTATTTAGTTGACAAACTCTCGCTTCAGTCAGCTCTAATACCAATGCAATTTCCTTCAAACTCAGTTCTTGCTGATAATAAAGACTTAAAATAAGCTTTTCTCTGTCATCCAATGTACCAATGGCTTGCCTGAGACTGTCTTGGATAATCATTTGCTCCTCTAACTCTCGGCTTTGCAGCGCATCGTTATGCGTTTCTAACGAGAGAAGATCATCTAAACTTTCCATAGCCTTGGCATTTTCTAATAACAGATACTCTTGATATTCTTGCGGGGTAATGGATAACTCTGCGGCAATCTCATCGTAATTAGGTTCAT contains:
- the lafU gene encoding putative lateral flagellar export/assembly protein LafU; amino-acid sequence: MRGQARSTHTTIIKRSAKKHHSGVHTGAWKVAFADFTLAMMALFMVLWIVGAVSEEERHEIMSHIHGNTIFSNQSFLSIPLKNKNGADKNFEMLHTNKTRDSMKERARENRLKEPFKEPDQIRKEVVDKSATEMQDLSRMVLEISKAHNAQSNLNIEMVPQGLRILIQDDKKREMFPRSSALLTPFFTRLLAELAPVLNDLNNKVIITGHTDGARYRDQELYNNWNLSGERAMAARRALERGGLDDAHILQINAMADQMLLDEKDPLGAANRRIEIMVLTKAATEMLYQFFGDHNPKVIQTDLSDQHTKVIQTDLSDHLTKELKLR
- the motA gene encoding flagellar motor stator protein MotA, which gives rise to MQKLLGLIIIMFCVIGGYLMSGGIMSSFWQPGEIIIILGAGMGAMILANPKYVLVEMWQQIKSVVSKNQYTLEFQQQLLLLLYELLEMVDEGGLKKLDEHIEIPENSTLFQKYPLILKHKGLVTFISDNFRLMAMGKINEHELEGILEQELGAVEEQLLVPSRSMQRTAEAMPGFGICAAVLGIIITMQSIDGSIALIGIKVAAALIGTFLGVFICYCFMDPLANAMEQEMKKRLSFFECVRIVLVNHVAGKPSLLAVDSGRKMLPLDNKPTFATLDSWINKMEGA
- a CDS encoding FliA/WhiG family RNA polymerase sigma factor, translating into MICIDENIALTSLDEGKYLDAYLPLVKRVVRQLSFQADSVLEREDMQQIALMGLLEALRRYGHPDQQFAAYAVHRIRGAILDQLREHDWRPRRLRQKTHKTNEAIRELGKRLGHEPNYDEIAAELSITPQEYQEYLLLENAKAMESLDDLLSLETHNDALQSRELEEQMIIQDSLRQAIGTLDDREKLILSLYYQQELSLKEIALVLELTEARVCQLNKKIAEKIKKFCSH